Sequence from the Drosophila subpulchrella strain 33 F10 #4 breed RU33 chromosome 3R, RU_Dsub_v1.1 Primary Assembly, whole genome shotgun sequence genome:
CAACTGCATCCTGCCCAAGTCTCTGGCCCACATCCGAAAGTCCTGTCTGGCCAATCAACTGCAGCCGGGAGTGGACATCGATGTGGTGGGCCTCAGTTGGGGCCTGTTGCTGAACAGCGTGTTCCGGCTTCCTCCGCTGGACCTCATCATTGCCGCCGATTGCTTCTACGATCCCAGCGTGTTCGAGGACATAGTGGTCACGGTGGCCTTTCTGCTGGAACGAAATGCCGGGGCCAAGTTCATATTCACATACCAGGAGAGGAGTGCCGACTGGTCCATCGAGGCGCTGCTCAAGAAGTGGAAGTTGCAGGCACTGCCCATCAGCATGGACGACATTGGCAAGGAGTCGGGCGTGGATCTGCTGGAGTTCATGGGCGGACACACCATTCATTTGCTGGAGATCACGCGCGTCGAGAGCGGCGGTACAATAAATACTATATAACAATTATACATATCATGAGTTTGTACATCTAGGAAGGTTTTGGATGGTTGAGTtgagtttaaaaaaattaaaacttggttttaattttgtaacgATATTTTAAAGGTCACACTGTAGTTCTTTGAATGCCGATAACCGATAGGCCTAGTCGATACCACACTATATTCGATATATCGATACAATCGCGAGTGGTTACCCAGCTCTGGCGCGCAACGACGCTTGCGAAGAACgcaaaaattattatttatttacctcACGCGAAACCAAAGTGAATTCCGCTGCACAAAAGTGCCCCGAAGCGCGTGAAAGATAGTTAAGTTAttgtttattgctttattgttGCTGCAGTACCTGGCAGCTGAGAAAAGAGAGCTCATCGGTGTGTCTGTGTCGGATTAGTGTGCGTGCCCGAGTGTTGTGCCGTGTGTGAGTGTTGGTGTGTCGCCTGCGAAAAATCGAAGTTATTGCATTGCGCAGCCCTTTAAAACCGCTGCCCCTGGCCAGCTGTCCACCCCACAGCCCCCGCCACGCCCCCCGCAGCACGGCGTTACTTGGATCGCCAAATTCTGATGGTGAGTGCGAGTGTGTGCCGGAATGCACTTGGATGCATAGGGATTTTCAAGCTTCAGGGCgtcgctttttgtttgtcgctGATGTGGGCGAAATCTAGAGCATCTGCGGCTCTCAAGTTGCAGCCACTGGAAATTAATAGCCCTAGTAACAGTTAGCGGTTGGTTGGAACGGTAAACGACGGCATTTTCCAGACGCACAGCCCCGCAGGAGAAACATTTGTTGTTGCCTCCGATCCGATCCGTTAATTCGAAATGGAGAGCGTCGGTGTGCGTGAGAGCTTGGaataggagtgtgagagagcaTATCCGACTAGTAGAATGCTCTACTGGAATTGGAGCACAGTTAAATTGGTGCAGGGGCGGATCAAAGGAAAAACGTAAAGGGGGAAAACTGTATgaataattaaacaaaaaaaatccaCTCCTGAGTCAGTCACGGGCTTTCGAGTGCGTGTGTGTCACCTTGCTAGTGGAGAAGGGGGAGGGGTTCCGCCCTACCCCTGATTTATTATTGTCTGAATAAAGCGCGCTATTCCGGCTATATGATATCACCATCACCCCATCCTGGGTGGCAAGCCCACCAACCTTTTCCGAAAAACCAAATTCGCACGCTCCTAATTCTATTTCTATTTGCCAAATAACTGCACTTAGACGACCACAATCTAAATATGGCCGACCCATTTACTTTTCTTGCCGCCTCTCGAGCGTAACGGATGGATGATTCCAATTCCCCGAATCCGATTCCTTGGTCTCCCTGCATTTCATCGACGATTAAGCtcaattttgaaacattaCCTTGATAGCTCCTGACAACCCGAATAGTTCCGCTCCATTGGGATTTGGTTGATGTTTAGAGATAGAAATTCCAGTTGATTTGCTATTTTAtataatatctttttttttcgttCTCTAGAATGTTGGTTAAGACAACTGCTTGCGCCCGAGACCACTGAGGAGAATCCGCTGGTCAGACCGAATTGAGTAGCGACCGGAGCATCAACACACCATGGCCGAGGATACCGAGTACAAGAAGTTGCCGGTGGAGGAACGGTGTGTCCATAAACTATGGAAGGCCCGTGTCGATGGTTACGAGGAGGCCGCCAAGATCTTCCGCGACCTGGACGACGAGAAGTCACCGGAGTGGTCCAAATTCGCTGGCCTCATCAAGAAGATGGTGGTCGACTCGAATGCAATGGCCCAGGAGAAGGGCCTGGAGGCGGCCCTCATCTTTGTGGAGAACAGCGGCCTAGCCGGACGCACAGTGGGCGATGTGATGACCGGCATCGTCCAGAAGTGCATTGCGGCACCAAAGACAAAGACCAAGGAGCTCTCCGTCCAGGTGGCACTCATGTATGTGGAGATCGAGAAGCAGGAGGCCGTCGTCGAAGAGCTGGTCAAGGGTATGGAGGCCAAGAACCCCAAGATTGTATCCGCCTGTGTGGCAGCCACCACCCTGGCCCTCCGTGAATTCGGACATAAAGTAATAGGCGTCAAGCCTTTGATTAAGAAGCTAGCCCCGCTGATGTCAGATCGAGATAAAGCCGTCCGAGACGAGGGCAAGCAGCTGGCGGTGGAGATCTACCGCTGGATCGGTGCAGCCATGAAGCCGCAGATCTCAACGTTGCCACAAGTAACGCTTAAGGAGCTGGAGGATGAATTCGAGAAGCTCAAGGGTGAACGTGCGGAGCCCTCTAGATATCTGAAATCTCAGCAAGAGAAGCAAGCAAAGATTGCCGATGCAGCAGCTGTCGAGGATGCTTATAATGGTAAGGACTCCACCCAATCTTATGTTtctgttttatttaatttagttCATGTTTTTTTGCAGAAGAAGATGGCGATGCTGGACCTGAAGAAATCGATCCCATTGATCTTCTCGATCCCGTTGACATACTCTCCAAAATGCCCAAGGATTTTTACGACAAGCTAGAGGAAAAGAAGTGGACACTGAGGAAGGAATCGCTGGAGGTCCTAGAGAAGCTGCTTACGGAAAATCCCAAGCTGGAGAACGGCGAGTATGGAGCACTAGTGAGCGCTCTGAAGAAGGTTATTACCAAGGACTCCAACGTAGTCCTGGTAGCCATGGCCGGCAAGTGTCTGGCTCTGCTGGCCAAAGGATTGGCCAAGCGCTTTTCCAACTATGCATCGGTAagtagatttttaaatttctaacCTTTTCCAAGTAGAGCCTTATTATATACACTTTTCTATTCAAGGCTTGTGTCCCATCCCTCTTGGAGAAATTCAAGGAGAAGAAACCCAATGTTGTGACCGCACTGCGCGAGGCCATCGATGCCATCTACACCTCCACCTCGCTGGAGGCCCAGCAAGAATCCATTGTGGAGTCGCTGGCCAATAAGAATCCAAGTGTTAAATCCGAAACGGCCTTGTTTTTGGCCCGTGCCCTGACTCGCACTCAGCCAGCCGCGCTAAACAAGAAGCTGCTCAAGCTTGTGACTACCAGTCTTGTGAAGACGCTCAACGAGCCGGATCCCACGGTCCGCGACAGCAGCGCCGAAGCTCTGGGAACTTTAATGAAGCTAATGGGCGAAAAGGCGGTGACCCCCCTGCTAGCCGACGTTGATCCCCTAAAGATGGTTAAGATCAAGGAGTGTCACGACAAGGCAGAGATCAAAATCAAGGTTGCTGGACCAAAGAAGGAGGCAAGACCCGCTTCAGCACCGACTGCGAAAGCCGCTGGTCCTGCCAAGGCCACGGGAGGCAGTGCGGATCCTAAGCCAGTTTCCCGACCGGCCACCAGTGGGGCACGCAAGGTGCTGAAGAAGCCCTCGGCTGGTGCTGCGGGTGGAGGTGCATCTGCCTCATCTGCAGCCTCTAAAGCGACCGGAAAAGCTCTAGCCACAGAACGCGAACTAACACCAGAGGATTTGCAGGAAAAATCCGAGGAAATTCTATCAGCCGACATACTTAATGGATTGGTAGACTCCAATTGGAAGAATCGCCTCGCTGCCGTGGAGCAGCTTCTGGGCGAAATCACCGGCTTCGATGCAAAACAGGCGGGAATATCACAGATCCTCATCCGGACAATTAGCGGACGCAAGCCCGGCCTCAAAGAAATGAATTTCCAGGTACTCAAGTTCAAGCTGGACATAATCCGCAGTGTGGCCGAGAACTATCCGCTGACTACGACAACCGTAGACCTGGTGGTTAACGAAATAACCGAGAAGCTTGCTGATGCCAAGAACGGAGCAGCAGCTGCCGATGTACTAACCGCCTTTGCTGAAGCCACCAAACTGGAGTACATAGTGGGTAAAGTGCTAAGCTTCGCCTTCGAGCAGAAATCGCCAAAGGTGCAGTCGGAGGCCTTTAACTGGGTGGGCAAATCCATCACAGAGTTTGGCTTCCAATTGCAGCCGAAGACACTCATCGAGGATGTGCGAAAGGGAGTGCAGAGCACCAATCCAACGGTTCGTGCCGCTGCCATCCAGCTCGTGGGCATCATGTCTATGTATATGGGCAATGCTCTTATGATGTTCTTCGACAGTGAGAAGCCGGCCCTAAAGTCCCAGATCCAGGTGGAGTTCGACAAAAATGTGGGCgaaaaaccgcccaagccgGTGAGGGGAGTTCAGCGCAGTAGTGGCGGAGCAGCTGGAAATTCACCAGACAATGAGGACGACGATGGTGGTGCAGCCGGAGAAGAGGAACCCATTAACATGGCTGATCTCCTACCCCGCGTTGACATTGCCCCACAGATTACAGAGGCACTGCTAAAAGAGATGTCCGACAAGGACTGGAAGACTCGCAACGAGGGATTGACTAAGCTGCAGGCCATTATTTCAGAGGCAAGGCTGATCAAACCCAGTATCGGGGACTTAGCTCCTGCTCTGGCGCACCGGCTGGTGGATTCCAATGCAAAGATTGCCCAGACGTCGCTTGCCATTTGCGAGCAGCTTGCCACGGCCATGGGCGCTGGATGTCGCAACCATGTGCGCACCCTGTTCCCTGGGTTTCTGCACGCACTCGGGGATAACAAGAGTTTTGTGAGGGCCGCAGCGCTCAACTGTATCAACAGTTTTGGCGAGAAGGGCGGATACAAGGAGTTCTTCGAGAGCGAAATGATAGCCGATGCTCTAAAGGGAGGATCCCCCGCTTTGAAGACCGAGTTGTGGGCTTGGCTGGCGGACAAACTGCCAGGCCTTCCCCCCAAGTCGGTGTCAAAGGAGGATCTCCATTCAATGGTGCCGCACTTATACGCTCACATCTGTGATCGCAATGCCGATGTGCGGAAGAACGCCAACGAGGCGGTGCTGGGTATTATGATTCACCTTGGATTTGACGCTTTAAACCGCGCTCTGGACAAGCAGAAGCCCGCCTCCAAGAAGGATATCTATGCGGCCCTGGAGAAGGCCCGTCCTAATCTCCCAGTAAAGCCGCTGCCCAAGGGCAAGCAGCAAGCCCCAATACCCGAGGAGCCAAAGGCCAAGACAGTGCGTGGTGGAGGAGCAGGTGGAATCCAGAAGAGTGCCTCCGCCCGCGCTGCCGGAGGACAGGACAAATTGCCCGCACCTGCTCGCAAGAAGGACGAGGATATCGACACATCGCCGCTACTGGCCGCAAACAACTCTAAGAACCAGCGGTTGCTGGACGAACAAAAGATGAAGGTTCTCAAGTGGACATTCGTAACGCCGAGAGAGGAATTCACCGACCTATTACGCGATCAGATGATGGCGGCCAATGTCAATAAAGCGCTGATAGCCAACATGTTCCACGACGATTTTCGGTGAGTACTACCTTCACTGCTGCGTTCAAGCTGTAACCCTTTCAATAATCCTCCAGCTATCACTTGAAAGTTATCGAGCAGTTGAGCGAAGATCTGCCTGGCAACAGTAAGGCGCTGGTGTGCAATCTGGACCTGATACTTAAATGGTTGACTCTGCGTTTCTACGATACGAACCCTTCTGTGTTGATTAAGGGTCTCGAATATCTGGTGCAGGTCTTCCAGATGCTCATTGACCAGGAGTACATTCTGGCCGAGAACGAGGGCAGTTGCTTTGTGCCCCACCTGCTTTTGAAGGTAAGTCTGGGGTCATGAAAGGTTTTAGAAGTTGCTAAAAATCTTTGTTCAAATGCAGATTGGAGATCCCAAGGATGCTGTCCGAAATGGAGTACGTCGTGTGCTCCGGCAAGTTATCTTGGTCTTCCCCTTCGTCAAGGTCTTTGCCTATGTGATGGAGGGTCTTAAATCGAAGAATGCCCGTCAGCGTACCGAGTGCCTGGACGAGTTATCCTTCCTCATTGAGACTTACGGCATGAACATTGCACCCCAGGCGGCGGTGCGTGAGATTGCTCGCCAGATCTCCGACCGGGATAACTCTGTGCGCAATGCAGCACTCAACTGCATCGTCCAGGTGTTCTTCTTGTCCGGCGAAAAGACATACAAGATGATTGGCCATCTCAACGAGAAGGATCTCTCTATGCTGGATGAGCGCATCAAGCGGGCCAAGAAGACAAAGAAACCGACGCCTCCAGCATCTGTCGATATGCCCACAGGCAGGCAAGCGGCTCAGCGACATGACAGCATCGAGATCGAAGATGCAGAGGTGGGCAACGGTTGCGACGAGCTGCCGCCACCGGACGATGAGGGGTAAGTGTGCGGGGACGTGCCGTAGTTGTTTCTAAAACCAATACCCCAGTCCTATCTACCTAGTACTCAGTTTGGTGAGTGCCCTGTACAGCCGAGGGTTGGAAACCGTTGTTGGCATTGTAAGCAAGGCGTTAAGCATTCTCGGATACCAATATCCATTAAGATACGCAAGACACTGAACGAGAAGCCTTTAGGAAAGCCGTCTTATTAATAAATTGGGTCGTCTACCTCTATGTTCATGTCAAGACAATGAATCAAAATTTCAGTTTTGTGGAAAATTTATCGTTTTATATaaccacttttaataaaaattttttttgaagatAAATCATATGGGGTAATGGATTGAGGCTGATAATAAAACTGATTAGACCAGGTTCAATAATACTTCCAGTTCAGTTTTGGTAATTAAATGGCTGAATGTCTTAATCCGATTGGGCACTTTATGTAATTCCCAAAGATGATAGTGGTTTCCACCCTCGGATATCCCAGTAGACGTTACTCATATCTTTGTTGATTTCGGTTGGTTTTCGTTGATTTTCGTTTATATTCTTATTTTATTGACTTAGTTTGCAGCGGGATTTAAATGCGCGTGGGCAGAACAACCTGACGGAGCGGAGTGCCACCAATGTGGTTGCCTACTTGAACTCCCTGACTCGACAGGCGTTAAGTGGCTTTCTTTATACTTTATGTTGTTTTGttcattttgttgttgcttgctGCTCTGATTGTTTGTAAAGTCCCCTTTGTCTTTTCTGTCATCGTGTTTGTAATTGTCACTTGTCATTGCTTTCCGTGTGTGTTCAGTTTGATTTTAGAGTTTTCAGAGTTGGACTAACACTATCGTTTTTTTTCGACACTATAGAACATTTGATCAGGCGCCTTCTTCACAGCTGCTTCTTCTCCAGCAGCATCTTCaccagctgcagcagcagacCCAGCAACAGAAGTCCAGCGGACCATTTGGCTTGGACTCACAGGTGATCAGCGAGATTGAAAAAGACTGGGTCCGCGTGGACCAAATGGAATCAAAGCCGCTactgaacgtggatatctcatCGCTTGACGAGCCCATTAAGGTGCGACCCACTCGAGCAGGCATTCACTATCCGCAGGAGAAGTTCGATCGCCTAATTTCGCGGCAGCACTACATGCAGCAGACGTTGACCACGTCTCCGTCGTCCACCGGCGGAATGACCAGTGGAATCTCGCCGTATCGCAGCCCCATGCGAATGCAGAACCAGCAGCCTCCGCAGCAACTGGAGAACAATGTACCAAAGTGGGTTATCCAAGCCGCTGTCGCATAAATCGAATACTTTACTCTTATTTTGTCTACCTACAGCTTGGCTGATGTTCTGCCCAAGCACGATCCGCAGCTGGTCAAGGTTATCAGGGGTGTGAGCAGCACGGACACCCTCAAGGCTCGAGCGGCCATCAACGAGCTGGCCGCCATCATTGAGGCTCCGGAGAAGCAGGCCGTGCTGCGCGACTACGAGGAAATATTTATTCAGAATGTGCTGGCACAATTcaagaatctctcacagataCCGTCGGCTCAGTCTGTGGTCGTATATCAGCCGCTACTCTCCATTCTGTATACATTTTTCCATGCCAACATTCTGGGCAAAACGCTGAGCGTGGCCTGCATCAAAAATCTCATGTCGGCGCTGCTAAACCTGATGGCCGATCCCAAGTTGGCCGTGGGCGATGACAGTCAGTATAACAAGGTTATCAATGGCATCTGTCTCAAAGTGTTGGACAAGGTGGACTTTACGAATTTAAACTGGTAAGCCAATAAACGTGCTATTTAGTTGCATTATGTAATTGATGCTCGAATCCCCATCACAGTGCTTTGATACGTCTATTGCGCGAGACTTGTCCGGAGGCTAAGCTCCCCAAGTTCACGGATCTGCTGATGAAGTGCATCTGGCGCAATGTAAAGATGCTGCCAGAGCGCAGCAATGAGCTGAACTACGACGCCGTGATCCTGGAGGTGCACGAGTTTATGCTGGCCCTGCCCAGCACCTGGTGGCAGAACCGACCGTCGGATACTCCGATGCGCACGATTAAGACCATTCTGCACAACATGGCAAAGGTTAAGGGTAATGCCATTCTGCAGCACCTTAACCAGATTCCCACACACTCGGAGCTGCACACGTACTTGATACGCATCCTTAAGGTGGGCTCTAGTAATTATATCAATAAGTTGCAATTAATAGTAAACCTTTTTCCCTTGTAGAATTTCCAAAAGGATGGCTCTGCGGCAGGAATTGGTGCCTCCCCCCAGAGAGCCAAGGAAATTGCCTCCAAGCGTATTTCGCACCAAACTCATGATACAGTATCTCAGATCTTTAAACTGATCTCGGATAGAGATACCAAACAGCAAGGTCTCCAGAAGCTTTACGACTTTAAGGTTGGTTCTGAATGATATTTTGGTTGTTTGTCGATCTTAGGCTCAATCCTCATTATAATTTTTCAGCAACAAAATCCAGATATCGATCTGAGTACCTTCCTGCAAGGTTCCAGTGCCACTTTCCACAAGTACATCGAGGAGGGTCTGGCCGAAATCGAACGCAACCAGAACGCCGGATCTGCACAGGCGCCTGATAATCGCACGGGTAAGAAACACCCTAACACCCTGTTTCATCTACTAACCTCATGCACATGCATTTATATTCGTATTTGAATCCGACGAACTGCAGCCGCTACTCGTTCTTATCTCACAGATGTCAACTACCAGAACACCGGTCACGATGCCGATTTTTGGATGGACCGCCTTCAGTATCACCTCTCCGGCGGAGGCGTGGCCGGTAAATTGGCTTCTGCCCGTTCAGCAGACGATGGATCCCACATGCTGGACAACAAGGTGGTCGACGAGAATCTCTGCCTGAACGGGATGAACTCACAGAAGGCGTCCCTCATCAAGCGGGATGTAAGTGGAAGTATGAATAAGTGAACAGGAACTAACAAATTTATTCGTTCCAGAAGCGCGACATGTCGCCCAATCGCTTGCAGGCTCTCCAGGCAAAGCTGGCGCAGATCAAGAAGGAGAATCATGCCCAATAAGTTGTGCGCTTCCTGTAGCTGAAAACCCTTAGCTATAATCAGCGGCAGCTAAACATTATACAGCAAAGAGACACACTCAAAAACACACTGAACGAGCCAGTTCTCGTAAACTACATGGaatcatttattatttaacaTAGTTTTATGCTTACGAATCg
This genomic interval carries:
- the LOC119545675 gene encoding protein mini spindles isoform X1, whose product is MAEDTEYKKLPVEERCVHKLWKARVDGYEEAAKIFRDLDDEKSPEWSKFAGLIKKMVVDSNAMAQEKGLEAALIFVENSGLAGRTVGDVMTGIVQKCIAAPKTKTKELSVQVALMYVEIEKQEAVVEELVKGMEAKNPKIVSACVAATTLALREFGHKVIGVKPLIKKLAPLMSDRDKAVRDEGKQLAVEIYRWIGAAMKPQISTLPQVTLKELEDEFEKLKGERAEPSRYLKSQQEKQAKIADAAAVEDAYNEEDGDAGPEEIDPIDLLDPVDILSKMPKDFYDKLEEKKWTLRKESLEVLEKLLTENPKLENGEYGALVSALKKVITKDSNVVLVAMAGKCLALLAKGLAKRFSNYASACVPSLLEKFKEKKPNVVTALREAIDAIYTSTSLEAQQESIVESLANKNPSVKSETALFLARALTRTQPAALNKKLLKLVTTSLVKTLNEPDPTVRDSSAEALGTLMKLMGEKAVTPLLADVDPLKMVKIKECHDKAEIKIKVAGPKKEARPASAPTAKAAGPAKATGGSADPKPVSRPATSGARKVLKKPSAGAAGGGASASSAASKATGKALATERELTPEDLQEKSEEILSADILNGLVDSNWKNRLAAVEQLLGEITGFDAKQAGISQILIRTISGRKPGLKEMNFQVLKFKLDIIRSVAENYPLTTTTVDLVVNEITEKLADAKNGAAAADVLTAFAEATKLEYIVGKVLSFAFEQKSPKVQSEAFNWVGKSITEFGFQLQPKTLIEDVRKGVQSTNPTVRAAAIQLVGIMSMYMGNALMMFFDSEKPALKSQIQVEFDKNVGEKPPKPVRGVQRSSGGAAGNSPDNEDDDGGAAGEEEPINMADLLPRVDIAPQITEALLKEMSDKDWKTRNEGLTKLQAIISEARLIKPSIGDLAPALAHRLVDSNAKIAQTSLAICEQLATAMGAGCRNHVRTLFPGFLHALGDNKSFVRAAALNCINSFGEKGGYKEFFESEMIADALKGGSPALKTELWAWLADKLPGLPPKSVSKEDLHSMVPHLYAHICDRNADVRKNANEAVLGIMIHLGFDALNRALDKQKPASKKDIYAALEKARPNLPVKPLPKGKQQAPIPEEPKAKTVRGGGAGGIQKSASARAAGGQDKLPAPARKKDEDIDTSPLLAANNSKNQRLLDEQKMKVLKWTFVTPREEFTDLLRDQMMAANVNKALIANMFHDDFRYHLKVIEQLSEDLPGNSKALVCNLDLILKWLTLRFYDTNPSVLIKGLEYLVQVFQMLIDQEYILAENEGSCFVPHLLLKIGDPKDAVRNGVRRVLRQVILVFPFVKVFAYVMEGLKSKNARQRTECLDELSFLIETYGMNIAPQAAVREIARQISDRDNSVRNAALNCIVQVFFLSGEKTYKMIGHLNEKDLSMLDERIKRAKKTKKPTPPASVDMPTGRQAAQRHDSIEIEDAEVGNGCDELPPPDDEGLQRDLNARGQNNLTERSATNVVAYLNSLTRQATFDQAPSSQLLLLQQHLHQLQQQTQQQKSSGPFGLDSQVISEIEKDWVRVDQMESKPLLNVDISSLDEPIKVRPTRAGIHYPQEKFDRLISRQHYMQQTLTTSPSSTGGMTSGISPYRSPMRMQNQQPPQQLENNVPNLADVLPKHDPQLVKVIRGVSSTDTLKARAAINELAAIIEAPEKQAVLRDYEEIFIQNVLAQFKNLSQIPSAQSVVVYQPLLSILYTFFHANILGKTLSVACIKNLMSALLNLMADPKLAVGDDSQYNKVINGICLKVLDKVDFTNLNCALIRLLRETCPEAKLPKFTDLLMKCIWRNVKMLPERSNELNYDAVILEVHEFMLALPSTWWQNRPSDTPMRTIKTILHNMAKVKGNAILQHLNQIPTHSELHTYLIRILKNFQKDGSAAGIGASPQRAKEIASKRISHQTHDTVSQIFKLISDRDTKQQGLQKLYDFKQQNPDIDLSTFLQGSSATFHKYIEEGLAEIERNQNAGSAQAPDNRTAATRSYLTDVNYQNTGHDADFWMDRLQYHLSGGGVAGKLASARSADDGSHMLDNKVVDENLCLNGMNSQKASLIKRDKRDMSPNRLQALQAKLAQIKKENHAQ
- the LOC119545675 gene encoding protein mini spindles isoform X6, which produces MAEDTEYKKLPVEERCVHKLWKARVDGYEEAAKIFRDLDDEKSPEWSKFAGLIKKMVVDSNAMAQEKGLEAALIFVENSGLAGRTVGDVMTGIVQKCIAAPKTKTKELSVQVALMYVEIEKQEAVVEELVKGMEAKNPKIVSACVAATTLALREFGHKVIGVKPLIKKLAPLMSDRDKAVRDEGKQLAVEIYRWIGAAMKPQISTLPQVTLKELEDEFEKLKGERAEPSRYLKSQQEKQAKIADAAAVEDAYNEEDGDAGPEEIDPIDLLDPVDILSKMPKDFYDKLEEKKWTLRKESLEVLEKLLTENPKLENGEYGALVSALKKVITKDSNVVLVAMAGKCLALLAKGLAKRFSNYASACVPSLLEKFKEKKPNVVTALREAIDAIYTSTSLEAQQESIVESLANKNPSVKSETALFLARALTRTQPAALNKKLLKLVTTSLVKTLNEPDPTVRDSSAEALGTLMKLMGEKAVTPLLADVDPLKMVKIKECHDKAEIKIKVAGPKKEARPASAPTAKAAGPAKATGGSADPKPVSRPATSGARKVLKKPSAGAAGGGASASSAASKATGKALATERELTPEDLQEKSEEILSADILNGLVDSNWKNRLAAVEQLLGEITGFDAKQAGISQILIRTISGRKPGLKEMNFQVLKFKLDIIRSVAENYPLTTTTVDLVVNEITEKLADAKNGAAAADVLTAFAEATKLEYIVGKVLSFAFEQKSPKVQSEAFNWVGKSITEFGFQLQPKTLIEDVRKGVQSTNPTVRAAAIQLVGIMSMYMGNALMMFFDSEKPALKSQIQVEFDKNVGEKPPKPVRGVQRSSGGAAGNSPDNEDDDGGAAGEEEPINMADLLPRVDIAPQITEALLKEMSDKDWKTRNEGLTKLQAIISEARLIKPSIGDLAPALAHRLVDSNAKIAQTSLAICEQLATAMGAGCRNHVRTLFPGFLHALGDNKSFVRAAALNCINSFGEKGGYKEFFESEMIADALKGGSPALKTELWAWLADKLPGLPPKSVSKEDLHSMVPHLYAHICDRNADVRKNANEAVLGIMIHLGFDALNRALDKQKPASKKDIYAALEKARPNLPVKPLPKGKQQAPIPEEPKAKTVRGGGAGGIQKSASARAAGGQDKLPAPARKKDEDIDTSPLLAANNSKNQRLLDEQKMKVLKWTFVTPREEFTDLLRDQMMAANVNKALIANMFHDDFRYHLKVIEQLSEDLPGNSKALVCNLDLILKWLTLRFYDTNPSVLIKGLEYLVQVFQMLIDQEYILAENEGSCFVPHLLLKIGDPKDAVRNGVRRVLRQVILVFPFVKVFAYVMEGLKSKNARQRTECLDELSFLIETYGMNIAPQAAVREIARQISDRDNSVRNAALNCIVQVFFLSGEKTYKMIGHLNEKDLSMLDERIKRAKKTKKPTPPASVDMPTGRQAAQRHDSIEIEDAEVGNGCDELPPPDDEGTQFGECPVQPRVGNRCWHCKQGVKHSRIPISIKIRKTLNEKPLGKPSY
- the LOC119545675 gene encoding protein mini spindles isoform X2, with product MAEDTEYKKLPVEERCVHKLWKARVDGYEEAAKIFRDLDDEKSPEWSKFAGLIKKMVVDSNAMAQEKGLEAALIFVENSGLAGRTVGDVMTGIVQKCIAAPKTKTKELSVQVALMYVEIEKQEAVVEELVKGMEAKNPKIVSACVAATTLALREFGHKVIGVKPLIKKLAPLMSDRDKAVRDEGKQLAVEIYRWIGAAMKPQISTLPQVTLKELEDEFEKLKGERAEPSRYLKSQQEKQAKIADAAAVEDAYNEEDGDAGPEEIDPIDLLDPVDILSKMPKDFYDKLEEKKWTLRKESLEVLEKLLTENPKLENGEYGALVSALKKVITKDSNVVLVAMAGKCLALLAKGLAKRFSNYASACVPSLLEKFKEKKPNVVTALREAIDAIYTSTSLEAQQESIVESLANKNPSVKSETALFLARALTRTQPAALNKKLLKLVTTSLVKTLNEPDPTVRDSSAEALGTLMKLMGEKAVTPLLADVDPLKMVKIKECHDKAEIKIKVAGPKKEARPASAPTAKAAGPAKATGGSADPKPVSRPATSGARKVLKKPSAGAAGGGASASSAASKATGKALATERELTPEDLQEKSEEILSADILNGLVDSNWKNRLAAVEQLLGEITGFDAKQAGISQILIRTISGRKPGLKEMNFQVLKFKLDIIRSVAENYPLTTTTVDLVVNEITEKLADAKNGAAAADVLTAFAEATKLEYIVGKVLSFAFEQKSPKVQSEAFNWVGKSITEFGFQLQPKTLIEDVRKGVQSTNPTVRAAAIQLVGIMSMYMGNALMMFFDSEKPALKSQIQVEFDKNVGEKPPKPVRGVQRSSGGAAGNSPDNEDDDGGAAGEEEPINMADLLPRVDIAPQITEALLKEMSDKDWKTRNEGLTKLQAIISEARLIKPSIGDLAPALAHRLVDSNAKIAQTSLAICEQLATAMGAGCRNHVRTLFPGFLHALGDNKSFVRAAALNCINSFGEKGGYKEFFESEMIADALKGGSPALKTELWAWLADKLPGLPPKSVSKEDLHSMVPHLYAHICDRNADVRKNANEAVLGIMIHLGFDALNRALDKQKPASKKDIYAALEKARPNLPVKPLPKGKQQAPIPEEPKAKTVRGGGAGGIQKSASARAAGGQDKLPAPARKKDEDIDTSPLLAANNSKNQRLLDEQKMKVLKWTFVTPREEFTDLLRDQMMAANVNKALIANMFHDDFRYHLKVIEQLSEDLPGNSKALVCNLDLILKWLTLRFYDTNPSVLIKGLEYLVQVFQMLIDQEYILAENEGSCFVPHLLLKIGDPKDAVRNGVRRVLRQVILVFPFVKVFAYVMEGLKSKNARQRTECLDELSFLIETYGMNIAPQAAVREIARQISDRDNSVRNAALNCIVQVFFLSGEKTYKMIGHLNEKDLSMLDERIKRAKKTKKPTPPASVDMPTGRQAAQRHDSIEIEDAEVGNGCDELPPPDDEGLQRDLNARGQNNLTERSATNVVAYLNSLTRQATFDQAPSSQLLLLQQHLHQLQQQTQQQKSSGPFGLDSQVISEIEKDWVRVDQMESKPLLNVDISSLDEPIKVRPTRAGIHYPQEKFDRLISRQHYMQQTLTTSPSSTGGMTSGISPYRSPMRMQNQQPPQQLENNVPNLADVLPKHDPQLVKVIRGVSSTDTLKARAAINELAAIIEAPEKQAVLRDYEEIFIQNVLAQFKNLSQIPSAQSVVVYQPLLSILYTFFHANILGKTLSVACIKNLMSALLNLMADPKLAVGDDSQYNKVINGICLKVLDKVDFTNLNCALIRLLRETCPEAKLPKFTDLLMKCIWRNVKMLPERSNELNYDAVILEVHEFMLALPSTWWQNRPSDTPMRTIKTILHNMAKVKGNAILQHLNQIPTHSELHTYLIRILKNFQKDGSAAGIGASPQRAKEIASKRISHQTHDTVSQIFKLISDRDTKQQGLQKLYDFKQQNPDIDLSTFLQGSSATFHKYIEEGLAEIERNQNAGSAQAPDNRTAATRSYLTDVNYQNTGHDADFWMDRLQYHLSGGGVAGKLASARSADDGSHMLDNKVVDENLCLNGMNSQKASLIKRDRDMSPNRLQALQAKLAQIKKENHAQ